A window of the Torulaspora globosa chromosome 6, complete sequence genome harbors these coding sequences:
- the DAS1 gene encoding SCF ubiquitin ligase complex subunit DAS1 (ancestral locus Anc_1.198) — translation MLLECDRPAFPLRRLPDELVLEVFSHLAQPDRLKMCTLSRRFNRIATKLLYRRIYLNDSNVVRSDYMNVAVNWTLLSIPSFLNEEDSRKIANMKLRKLIHSLSVNPRNLRSVQWIRINWDLDARLQKTILSILCSRGTSLQRLENVTDPACNEIIANGAVSMSRVISLDMAPPNPLPEIPVPEEYIPSLQKYLNARISSSLSHLTLFIDPAKLFNYIHPLKQKLQIIDLKLHWRREFFDRKYFIKRVREPALKKMSDIFDVRTLKTLTIISWNESLIAREIQMIMEFKEFVNLEDLSLISIKQNFDVLVTLFYNLPKLKRLKMDFLEDSLPETKNSEIFLTILKVCNNLQFIDMRYEEMDPQIIALEETKFQLHQECYCSSCVHVFENILKKKLFLFPDDYYLTDIHDIAAKDIFKMMKFLSLLPYSKACDCYPSVRTQPMNLDEFVSRMNKNLLFYRQTRGQLVAPAGRRSDTEVSDLGRLALSLPHAPLTRQDVIDCYHALIHHYRATYVAFLKGFPKLRFLMLNDIPTVVVEEHKERIFQPIFYHENYQTNLTGWSKSWKRHKGSNGDTVTRKATVF, via the coding sequence TCAAATGTTGTCCGGAGTGATTACATGAATGTGGCGGTCAATTGGACTTTGCTTAGTATACCGTCGTTTTTGAACGAGGAAGACTCACGGAAGATTGCGAATATGAAATTGAGAAAGCTCATTCACTCGCTTAGTGTGAATCCGAGAAATCTGCGGTCTGTCCAATGGATCAGGATTAACTGGGATCTGGACGCGAGATTGCAAAAGACTATCCTTTCGATTCTTTGCTCCAGAGGCACTTCGCTGCAGAGGTTAGAGAATGTCACTGATCCAGCGTGCAACGAGATCATTGCCAATGGCGCGGTTTCCATGAGTAGAGTAATCAGCCTCGATATGGCTCCGCCAAATCCCCTTCCGGAGATCCCAGTCCCGGAGGAGTACATTCCGAGCCTTCAGAAGTATCTCAACGCTAGAATCTCTTCGTCCCTATCACACCTCACGCTTTTTATCGATCCGGCGAAGCTTTTCAATTACATTCATCCtttgaagcagaagcttcaaataATAGACTTGAAGTTACACTGGCGGAGAGAATTCTTCGATCGCAAATATTTCATCAAGCGAGTCAGAGAGCctgcattgaagaagatgtcgGACATTTTCGATGTGAGAACCTTGAAAACTTTGACCATAATATCGTGGAACGAATCTCTGATAGCGAGGGAAATCCAGATGATAATGGAGTTCAAAGAATTTGTTAACCTTGAGGATCTATCATTGATTTCGATAAAGCAGAATTTCGATGTACTGGTTACATTATTTTACAATCTGCCGAAACTTAAGCGGCTCAAGATGGACTTTTTAGAGGACTCTCTACCAGAGACGAAAAACTCTGAGATCTTCCTGACCATCTTGAAAGTTTGCAACAATTTGCAGTTCATTGACATGAGGTATGAGGAGATGGACCCCCAGATAATAGCACTTGAGGAAACCAAATTCCAGCTGCATCAGGAGTGTTATTGCAGTTCCTGTGTACATGTCTTCGAGAATATTCTCAAAAAAAAGCTCTTTCTATTTCCAGACGATTATTACCTCACTGATATTCATGACATTGCTGCAaaagacatcttcaagatgatgaaatttctATCACTTTTACCCTATTCGAAAGCCTGTGATTGCTATCCTAGCGTGAGAACCCAACCGATGAATTTGGATGAATTTGTTTCGCGAATGAACAAGAATCTACTCTTTTACCGCCAGACCCGGGGACAGTTAGTTGCGCCAGCTGGACGGAGATCAGATACTGAGGTATCGGATCTTGGACGTTTGGCCTTGAGTTTACCTCATGCCCCGCTGACAAGACAAGATGTAATAGACTGCTACCATGCACTCATTCACCATTATAGAGCAACTTATGTGGCGTTTTTGAAAGGATTTCCTAAACTTCGCTTCTTAATGTTGAATGATATTCCAACAGTGGTTGTGGAAGAACATAAAGAGCGAATCTTTCAGCCAATATTCTATCACGAAAATTACCAAACAAATCTCACTGGGTGGTCGAAATCGTGGAAGAGGCACAAAGGTAGTAATGGAGACACGGTGACAAGAAAAGCGACAGTTTTTTGA
- the OAF3 gene encoding Oaf3p (ancestral locus Anc_1.199) yields the protein MQGKADSGQPSVRKRNRLTVVCSNCRRRKSKCDRQQPCSNCIRLGNQDTCRYTKELRAGKGRILIDARIDKKLSSSRQGTSSDSSPNAVNFHSTQDNTPEHINIVPNGRFIEVKRSAMTMFSLLSDIAIEHRDPYLKSLITFRMLAIDMTVNRIHGSRQHASSNPGLPQSFAPLSIFDSDGDPLSSEGSFKRHQLIHRSLFDKFGRHRKNDASKFDESEKFITENLPPRSILYESILPFFESYLLSIVPIFHMELLKHEIAEFYDNWERTKKISVKSFDHIVYCLTLLITKVCQLSINFSKFSSKLQSPIQHLNTDKYIAIVNHFLFEMRSLRKCTLMQLQCLILLRVYHWCAPEDGDGEVMQHGQILLGTIIASCKEMGISWLSLLTPDDYFFKLDPQCRPSPAIMSRDDYERVLRMIWCYVLYWDRKMCLINGQECFIEKSFEYAETDPNALWHQKVVTLDSTVLRINNLLNDFPGKVDRKAVDYEIDHALELFNSLKDKRDEQLNLEYELMLGLCKLTFSHAKMVHYEYQTDVPNFHETAQDVWNQIVHLAGVFHSYCDETDRRLEPFTKFYTNKIVGIVANRLCILIPAMILRMNRFSIADSVERNIMVKFLFGVSSLYFNEFGFDYYRCFKKMFTAKISYKILNRPADKEPWQIILRFLLHDLEKVRSGKKTDDVDIVRRIPLLVDLQEALRKLPDATGHDVVKTWNDDIYPIGKLSGDFKLDLQTDKLQAFLLDRYANSFNIFASFYDRASQRLADTAEDANNELNVHALQNHWVPISLAMPNSEIQSNGSNYSPTTSTDLELANYELIQEMFEPLDFISYF from the coding sequence ATGCAAGGTAAGGCGGATAGTGGTCAGCCGTCTGTGAGAAAGCGTAATCGTTTGACAGTGGTTTGCTCCAACTGCAGAAGACGGAAGAGCAAATGCGACAGGCAGCAGCCTTGCAGCAACTGTATAAGACTTGGGAATCAAGACACCTGCAGGTATACAAAGGAGCTGAGGGCGGGAAAAGGAAGGATTTTAATCGATGCCAGAATCGACAAGAAATTATCATCCAGTAGGCAAGGCACTTCGAGTGATTCGAGTCCCAATGCTGTGAATTTTCATTCCACGCAGGACAACACACCGGAGCACATTAACATTGTTCCTAATGGTCGCTTTATCGAGGTTAAGAGGTCAGCTATGACGATGTTTTCCCTGCTGTCAGATATTGCGATTGAACACCGGGATCCTTATTTGAAATCTTTAATTACATTTCGAATGCTTGCCATTGATATGACCGTTAATCGAATACATGGAAGCAGACAGCATGCCAGCTCGAATCCGGGTTTGCCGCAATCCTTCGCTCCGTTGTCGATCTTCGACTCGGATGGGGATCCTCTATCCTCAGAGGGGTCTTTCAAGCGCCATCAGTTGATTCACAGATCTCTGTTTGATAAGTTTGGTAGACATAGAAAGAACGATGCATCCAAGTTTGACGAAAGCGAAAAATTCATCACTGAAAACTTGCCCCCAAGGTCGATACTCTATGAGAGCATCCTGCCGTTCTTCGAAAGCTACCTTTTAAGCATTGTGCCTATTTTCCACATGGAGCTTCTTAAGCATGAGATAGCTGAGTTTTATGATAACTGGGAGAGGACCAAAAAAATCTCGGTCAAGAGCTTCGATCATATCGTCTACTGTCTCACACTTCTGATAACTAAGGTCTGTCAGCTGTCGATTAATTTTTCGAAGTTCTCTTCTAAGCTTCAGTCGCCAATACAGCATTTGAATACTGACAAGTACATTGCAATCGTGAACCACTTTCTGTTCGAAATGAGGTCGCTCAGGAAGTGTACCTTGATGCAACTGCAGTGTCTCATCCTTCTGCGAGTCTATCACTGGTGTGCCCCCGAAGATGGTGATGGGGAAGTCATGCAGCATGGCCAGATTCTACTGGGCACGATCATTGCAAGCTGTAAAGAGATGGGAATCTCTTGGCTTTCACTACTCACACCGGATGATTACTTTTTCAAGCTTGATCCACAATGTAGACCTTCGCCAGCAATCATGAGTCGAGATGACTACGAAAGAGTCCTGAGAATGATTTGGTGCTATGTGCTCTATTGGGACAGAAAGATGTGCCTGATCAACGGACAGGAGTGCTTCATTGAGAAATCCTTTGAATACGCTGAAACTGATCCGAATGCTCTTTGGCATCAAAAAGTTGTTACGTTGGATTCTACTGTACTACGCATCAACAATCTTTTGAATGATTTCCCTGGAAAGGTTGACCGCAAGGCAGTGGATTACGAAATTGACCATGCATTAGAATTATTTAACAGTCTAAAAGACAAGCGCGATGAACAGCTGAATCTGGAGTATGAACTCATGCTGGGTCTTTGTAAGCTTACGTTCTCACATGCCAAAATGGTTCACTACGAGTATCAGACTGACGTACCCAATTTTCACGAGACCGCCCAGGATGTGTGGAACCAGATCGTTCATCTCGCTGGCGTATTCCACAGCTATTGCGATGAAACGGATCGGAGACTAGAACCATTCACAAAGTTTTACACTAACAAAATTGTCGGTATCGTTGCCAATAGATTATGCATCTTAATTCCTGCTATGATTCTCCGCATGAACCGCTTTTCGATTGCTGATTCTGTGGAAAGGAACATCATGGTGAAGTTTCTCTTTGGTGTTTCTTCATTGTACTTCAATGAATTTGGTTTTGATTATTACCGTTGTTTTAAGAAGATGTTCACTGCGAAGATAAGCTATAAAATACTGAACAGACCAGCAGATAAGGAACCCTGGCAAATCATCCTTCGGTTCCTTTTGCATGATCTAGAAAAAGTTAGAAGTGGAAAGAAAACAGATGACGTAGATATAGTACGAAGAATTCCACTACTGgttgatcttcaagaggCGCTGCGAAAATTGCCCGATGCAACTGGACATGATGTGGTAAAGACGTGGAACGATGATATCTATCCCATTGGGAAACTCAGCGGTGATTTTAAACTTGACTTGCAAACCGATAAGTTGCaagcatttcttctggatcgTTACGCTAATTCATTCAATATATTCGCTTCTTTTTACGATCGCGCCAGCCAGCGTTTAGCAGACACTGCAGAAGACGCAAATAATGAACTAAACGTGCATGCCTTGCAAAACCATTGGGTGCCAATTTCACTTGCAATGCCAAATTCTGAAATTCAATCCAATGGTTCAAATTATTCGCCCACAACTAGCACTGACCTAGAGTTGGCGAATTATGAGCTTATTCAGGAAATGTTCGAGCCTTTGGACTTCATATCGTATTTCTAG
- the LAS1 gene encoding rRNA-processing protein LAS1 (ancestral locus Anc_1.200) has product MVHPRIVPWPDSEELVELKEWFYAEKFSGRASDMDMRTRAIQRVKCYQSKGSQYLPHVIDSTAQITSAVLLDEERLARGKDSMFAVRLSYAMALIRFVNGLLDPTQQSQFAIPLHTLAQRVGLSSWFVDLRHWGTHERELPSIDMLRMAAREALEWLWEHYWNDDELQEDENSANEEESEENEGFIAEIKRLVQAGAALEEALIEHRWVWEDGNKNLISSTNFAVEDGKTTNHRTQSTSPHQRIHGYVGDCREHWRRSTERKQFVEIAFEKGRPILFELFMAKLAGFDLEVLQWVAQSYREQTAGGKSTLLRRKYASWTELKRKYLRGYVSNLNLHNLAANWSQWEAVINEHSSFLTLWICASLLKRLQDHKCQAISRKKRRKRKQTDSFIELESRITALVERLSKRFSSSDAKLYDLPPSEHTTNTASTQPSMAGASDILSDLAGLRQRLEKPSTSRAHEIKLWDPHPNWEPRPFGIL; this is encoded by the coding sequence ATGGTCCACCCGAGAATAGTACCATGGCCTGATTCAGAAGAGTTGGTCGAGCTGAAAGAATGGTTTTACGCGGAGAAGTTTAGTGGAAGAGCGAGCGACATGGATATGCGCACCAGGGCGATCCAGCGAGTCAAATGTTACCAAAGCAAAGGATCGCAGTACCTTCCGCATGTAATTGATTCAACGGCCCAGATTACCAGTGCAGTTTTGTTGGACGAGGAGAGACTGGCGAGAGGAAAAGACAGTATGTTTGCAGTACGTTTGAGCTATGCGATGGCATTGATCCGGTTCGTAAATGGACTGCTAGATCCGACACAGCAGTCGCAATTTGCCATACCGCTGCACACGTTGGCGCAGAGAGTCGGGCTATCCTCGTGGTTTGTCGATTTGAGACATTGGGGGACCCACGAGCGCGAACTTCCGAGCATAGATATGCTTCGCATGGCTGCTAGGGAAGCCCTGGAGTGGCTATGGGAGCACTACTGGAATGACGACGAGCTGCAGGAGGACGAAAATAGTGCCAATGAGGAAGAATCGGAAGAAAACGAGGGATTCATCGCCGAGATAAAGCGACTGGTCCAGGCAGGAGCAGCCCTCGAGGAAGCGCTCATCGAGCACAGGTGGGTATGGGAAGACGGCAACAAGAACCTGATCAGCAGCACGAATTTCGCTGTGGAAGACGGCAAGACAACCAACCATAGGACACAGAGCACGTCTCCGCACCAGCGCATACATGGTTACGTCGGCGACTGTCGAGAGCACTGGAGGCGAAGCACCGAAAGGAAGCAATTTGTCGAAATAGCATTCGAGAAGGGACGTCCAATTCTCTTCGAACTTTTCATGGCTAAGTTGGCTGGGTTCGATTTGGAGGTGCTGCAATGGGTAGCGCAGTCGTATCGAGAACAGACTGCAGGCGGAAAGTCCACGCTGCTTAGACGGAAATATGCAAGCTGGACCGAGCTCAAGAGGAAGTACCTGAGGGGCTACGTGTCGAACCTTAACCTGCACAACTTAGCCGCGAACTGGAGCCAGTGGGAGGCTGTGATCAACGAGCATTCCTCGTTCCTCACACTCTGGATATGCGCATCGCTACTCAAGAGGCTGCAAGACCATAAATGCCAGGCAATTagcagaaagaagagaaggaaaaggaaaCAAACGGACAGTTTTATCGAACTAGAGTCGAGAATCACCGCTCTGGTCGAACGTCTCTCGAAAAGGTTCAGTAGCTCAGACGCCAAGCTCTACGATCTGCCGCCGTCAGAACATACTACCAACACTGCAAGCACTCAGCCTTCGATGGCAGGCGCCAGCGATATTCTGAGCGATTTGGCCGGTCTTCGACAAAGACTGGAGAAGCCCAGCACCTCCCGGGCACACGAGATCAAGTTGTGGGACCCGCACCCGAACTGGGAGCCCCGGCCGTTCGGCATACTATAG
- the RPA34 gene encoding DNA-directed RNA polymerase I subunit RPA34 (ancestral locus Anc_1.201) has product MSRLSKEYVSTSEEENEGATVEFAPPAGYVRCKHLKKFHKKKSDEQLWLIKVPSSLDISKLKKLPIDFSGKENGEAAITSEGKSYTVNMDVTQREEQDSSNLTLLVPDESRDSLRVGGDKSKSWGFDRVFSVSEAAAVPRIEYEELRVPRSDVVKVEGLQVRHFASGYDEKEKSKKRGATDSSAAPSKKHKKKDKKKSKIK; this is encoded by the coding sequence ATGAGCAGGCTATCGAAGGAGTATGTGTCCACTTCCGAGGAGGAAAACGAGGGAGCTACGGTGGAGTTTGCGCCTCCAGCAGGATACGTGAGATGtaagcatttgaagaagttccaCAAGAAAAAGTCTGACGAGCAGCTGTGGCTGATAAAAGTGCCCAGTTCGCTGGATAtatcgaagttgaagaagctgcctATAGATTTTAGTGGGAAGGAAAACGGGGAAGCGGCGATAACGAGCGAGGGCAAAAGTTATACCGTCAACATGGACGTTACACAGCGGGAGGAGCAGGATAGCAGTAATTTAACGCTGCTGGTCCCGGACGAGAGCCGAGATAGTCTGCGTGTCGGGGGCGATAAGAGCAAATCGTGGGGGTTCGATAGGGTCTTCAGCGTGAGCGAGGCAGCGGCGGTTCCAAGGATCGAGTACGAAGAGCTGAGAGTGCCACGCTCGGACGTGGTGAAGGTGGAGGGCTTACAGGTGAGACATTTTGCCTCAGGGTACGacgagaaggagaagagcaagaaacGCGGAGCGACGGATTCTTCGGCAGCACcatcgaagaagcacaaaaagaaggacaagaagaaatccaagatAAAATAA
- the TFA2 gene encoding transcription factor TFIIE subunit TFA2 (ancestral locus Anc_1.202) — protein MNKNSDPLLANLNAFKSKVKSAPVLPTKSSITSSNGSVSRSSPKKRSALQREEANIDGKAVQPTLSKDKENEDDEEEEEESPSKKVRPGSLAAAALQANQTDISKSHDSSKLLWATEYIQKKGKPVLVNELMDYLSMKKDDKVLELLKKLDKIQHDPKKGTFKYMSTYDVHSAQELLNLLRSQVTFKGISCKELKDGWPQCDETINELEEESKILVLRTKKDKTPRYVWYNNGGELNRIGEDFVKMWENVQLPQFAELPRKLQDLGLKPASVDPATIKRQTTRVEVKKKKQRRGKITNIHMAGILKDYSHKA, from the coding sequence ATGAACAAGAATAGCGATCCGTTGCTGGCCAATTTGAATGCGTTTAAGAGTAAGGTGAAATCGGCACCCGTTCTGCCGACAAAGAGCAGCATTACATCTAGTAATGGCAGTGTTAGCCGGAGTAGtcccaagaagagatcgGCCCTACAACGAGAGGAAGCAAATATTGACGGGAAAGCAGTGCAGCCCACGTTGAGCAAGGATAAAGAGAAtgaggacgacgaggaggaggaggaggaatCGCCATCGAAAAAAGTGAGACCGGGGTCTCTTGCAGCTGCGGCATTGCAGGCAAATCAGACTGATATATCCAAGAGTCACGACTCTTCCAAGCTGTTGTGGGCGACGGAGTACatccagaagaaagggaaGCCGGTGCTGGTCAATGAGTTGATGGATTAcctttcgatgaagaaggacgaCAAGGTGTTagagctgttgaagaaactagACAAGATACAGCATGATCCAAAGAAAGGCACTTTCAAGTATATGTCGACGTACGATGTTCACTCGGCGCAGGAGTTGCTCAATCTGCTTCGATCCCAGGTGACGTTCAAGGGAATATCCTGTAAGGAGCTGAAGGATGGTTGGCCGCAGTGTGACGAGACGATAAATGAACTGGAGGAGGAGAGCAAGATCCTAGTGCTGAGAacgaagaaggacaagacgCCCAGATACGTGTGGTACAACAACGGCGGCGAGCTGAATCGTATTGGTGAAGATTTCGTCAAAATGTGGGAGAACGTCCAGCTGCCTCAGTTCGCGGAGCTGCCCCGCAAACTGCAAGATCTCGGTTTGAAACCTGCCAGCGTTGATCCTGCTACCATCAAGAGACAGACCACAAGGGTcgaggtcaagaagaagaagcagagaaggGGTAAGATTACTAACATACATATGGCTGGTATCCTGAAGGATTACTCGCACAAGGCATAG
- the SMT1 gene encoding Smt1p (ancestral locus Anc_1.203), giving the protein MRRAFSRLSCQLLKRAESDELQSTIRFLARGSKPAISSLIDRSNGGEDVKGDPEEEAKHVERILKILNSTLPEVEPRKRHVEVHYDILFSQLKKIVESSIEATDREGTRQRVESNNVSESLYDELMLLQYTNKLTGAGQIAKIVLAKGFAEWSRVWDNISLFSENQRRDLSLLLYFRSGNSDIPQAFEEVWFRDYHRLHIITQRLLWRCVARKIDVGADFALAVKQQVDRVRHWTTKDLVVLYQSLFAKAHMLPQNLADDAEPALSRNQQLFIKTLRMLSPYESSERKIRKGMVRLVKLSIENKVASESPEITTGLSIYQYRFIRSLDLTVQELHSACEGKKQLERLRHSLASILATIHDEEQEVKSHMSVKFI; this is encoded by the coding sequence ATGAGGAGAGCTTTCTCGAGGCTGTCGTGCCAACTGCTGAAGAGGGCTGAGAGTGACGAGCTGCAATCGACGATCCGATTCCTGGCAAGAGGTTCCAAACCGGCAATATCGTCGTTAATTGATAGGAGCAATGGTGGTGAAGACGTGAAAGGAGACcctgaagaggaagcaaagCATGTTGAGCggattttgaagattttgaacAGCACATTGCCGGAAGTGGAGCCCCGCAAGAGGCATGTAGAAGTCCATTACGATATCCTGTTCTcgcaattgaagaaaatagtGGAGTCGTCGATAGAAGCGACAGATCGGGAAGGAACCAGGCAGCGTGTTGAGTCGAATAACGTGTCTGAGAGCCTTTACGACGAATTGATGCTGTTGCAGTACACAAATAAGCTTACTGGTGCGGGCCAGATCGCCAAGATAGTGCTAGCCAAGGGTTTTGCGGAATGGAGCAGAGTGTGGGATAATATCTCCTTGTTCAGCGAGAACCAGCGGCGAGATTTATCGTTGCTGCTATATTTCCGCAGTGGGAACTCGGACATCCCACAGGCGTTCGAAGAGGTCTGGTTCCGAGACTACCATAGGCTTCATATTATCACCCAGAGACTGCTGTGGCGATGTGTTGCGAGGAAGATCGACGTTGGTGCCGATTTTGCGCTGGCGGTGAAGCAGCAGGTCGATAGGGTCCGGCACTGGACAACGAAGGACCTGGTAGTTCTCTATCAGTCACTGTTCGCAAAGGCGCACATGCTGCCTCAAAACTTGGCCGATGACGCTGAGCCCGCACTGAGCAGAAAtcagcagctcttcatcaagacGTTACGAATGCTTTCCCCCTACGAGTCGAGCGAACGCAAGATAAGGAAAGGGATGGTCAGGCTGGTGAAGCTAAGTATCGAAAACAAAGTGGCGTCAGAGAGCCCGGAGATCACGACAGGGCTCTCGATCTACCAGTACCGTTTTATAAGATCGCTTGACCTGACCGTACAGGAACTGCACAGCGCATGCGAGGGCAAGAAGCAGCTAGAACGACTGCGACATAGTCTGGCAAGTATCCTTGCCACGATCCACGacgaagagcaagaagtCAAGTCCCACATGTCGGTAAAGTTCATTTAA
- the IDS2 gene encoding Ids2p (ancestral locus Anc_1.204) — translation MEEESTFYPDDFNLELADAVKKSWSEPQERCQSSTLFSPVGTPPAGSSAGSFVSSNNQGSLVTPPMTSNGVPDESCPGRNVERHYSLTENTHESISDIMVDLSLGDAQEATPESQLQPRPVRRGSIQDVHRVRHLLNPRSSFSGASTDEPTVPREENVGWVTILADDRPETMKPIIILDRSLQAVKSKYRLHVLHDRQTNAAELAACGIKTVCFDETLPKSFRCAIGSSSVLSLFVVLVDRLELACYLAPTCMVMENVDELLESEEICDEIDNETCVLLTKESSEGEAKNCLQIMILRPCNDLAMCVKELFTVYGDHGEERKVSYKDDFDVLRTLFDHTWGHLSSDEYCTTPNFQQFTDKQYKIVDYRLLKPWIESEESATNSLCERWRLAWQDFELSWRDSSL, via the coding sequence atggaagaagagtcTACATTCTATCCCGATGATTTCAATCTGGAGCTGGCAGACGCGGTCAAGAAGTCGTGGTCGGAACCGCAGGAGCGCTGCCAATCTTCTACACTCTTCTCGCCAGTAGGCACTCCACCAGCTGGCTCTTCTGCGGGTTCGTTCGTGTCTTCGAACAACCAGGGCAGCTTGGTTACTCCGCCAATGACCTCGAATGGGGTGCCCGATGAGTCCTGTCCAGGGCGGAATGTCGAGCGTCATTATTCGCTTACCGAAAACACTCACGAATCGATCAGCGATATTATGGTCGATCTGAGCTTAGGAGATGCTCAGGAGGCGACTCCTGAGTCCCAATTGCAGCCTCGGCCCGTTCGGCGGGGCTCGATTCAGGACGTTCACCGAGTTAGACACCTGCTGAACCCCCGAAGCTCCTTCTCCGGAGCGTCCACAGACGAACCAACGGTCCCAAGGGAAGAGAACGTCGGCTGGGTCACCATACTTGCCGACGATCGGCCAGAAACCATGAAACCCATCATTATTCTAGATCGGTCACTTCAGGCAGTGAAATCGAAATACAGGCTACACGTCCTCCATGATAGGCAGACGAACGCAGCAGAATTGGCTGCTTGTGGGATTAAAACCGTATGTTTCGATGAAACCTTGCCCAAGTCGTTTCGCTGCGCTATCGGCTCCAGTTCCGTGCTGAGTCTATTCGTCGTGCTGGTGGACCGATTGGAGCTTGCATGCTACCTGGCACCAACGTGCATGGTTATGGAGAAcgtcgatgagctgctggaAAGCGAGGAGATCTGCGATGAAATTGACAATGAGACTTGCGTATTGCTGACAAAGGAGTCGTCTGAAGGGGAAGCCAAAAATTGCCTCCAGATCATGATTCTGAGACCCTGCAATGATCTAGCTATGTGCGTCAAAGAACTCTTCACAGTCTATGGTGACCATGGCGAAGAACGGAAAGTGAGCTACAAGGACGATTTTGACGTGCTGAGAACTTTGTTCGATCATACCTGGGGCCACCTGTCATCTGATGAATACTGCACAACTCCAAATTTCCAGCAATTTACTGATAAGCAGTACAAGATAGTCGATTACAGGCTCCTGAAACCATGGATCGAGTCGGAAGAGTCTGCAACCAACTCTCTATGCGAACGATGGCGTTTAGCATGGCAAGATTTTGAGCTATCCTGGAGAGATTCCAGCCTCTAG
- the SFH5 gene encoding Sfh5p (ancestral locus Anc_1.205): MVSFSNSEEQEIFERVFAEIPSLIKDKCDGYDELYGYKLNPDDEDATASAFYKKNVAEALILKLCKAYRFQHEEIVSNFVKIMKWRSEFNPLSAAFLESHNKELQEVGILASYPEGEPNNRVVTWNLYGHLVKKKHLFKDADKFVRYRIGLMERGLRLLDFLDSENDYMTQVHDYKGVSVLRMDSDIKKCTKQIIAIFQQNYPELLFAKYFVNVPTLLQWFYDIVKAFVDKETMKKFVVLNDGSRLGNYLQHCPKNPYGGLDVKNTLQEENVAEVRPTEYALYLLEKQNNEDID; encoded by the coding sequence ATGGTgagcttctcaaattcaGAGGAGCAGGAGATATTTGAGCGTGTATTTGCCGAAATTCCTTCGTTAATCAAGGATAAGTGTGACGGCTACGATGAGTTATACGGCTACAAGTTGAACCctgacgacgaagatgCTACAGCCTCAGCATTCTACAAAAAGAATGTTGCTGAGGCATTGATACTCAAATTGTGCAAGGCTTATAGGTTTCAGCATGAGGAGATCGTCAGCAACTTTGTCAAAATCATGAAATGGAGATCTGAATTTAACCCTCTAAGTGCAGCCTTCTTGGAATCACACAATAAAGAATTACAGGAGGTTGGTATTCTTGCCTCATATCCTGAAGGCGAACCAAACAACAGGGTTGTGACGTGGAATCTTTATGGGCATTTAgtaaagaagaagcatttaTTCAAGGACGCTGACAAGTTCGTTCGTTACAGAATTGGGCTTATGGAAAGGGGCTTACGTCTCCTAGACTTTCTTGACAGTGAAAATGACTACATGACCCAGGTACATGATTACAAAGGAGTTTCTGTGTTACGCATGGACAGtgacatcaagaaatgCACCAAGCAGATCATTGCTATTTTCCAACAAAACTATCCTGAACTGTTATTCGCTAAGTACTTTGTGAACGTTCCTacgcttcttcaatggtttTACGATATAGTGAAGGCCTTTGTTGATAAGGAGACTATGAAGAAGTTTGTTGTGTTGAATGATGGGTCCAGGCTGGGAAATTACTTACAACATTGCCCAAAGAATCCGTATGGTGGTTTAGACGTCAAGAACACATTGCAGGAAGAAAACGTTGCAGAGGTTAGGCCCACCGAGTATGCGCTTTACCTCCTTGAGAAGCAAAATAACGAGGATATCGATTGA